Proteins from a genomic interval of Cucumis melo cultivar AY chromosome 7, USDA_Cmelo_AY_1.0, whole genome shotgun sequence:
- the LOC103494360 gene encoding uncharacterized protein LOC103494360 isoform X1, translating to MQMTSLLAPTQRYASGALFALALHQAQIHQTRPLGFPDDDARAEERTSSCSGSSSDSVSEDPELWVHESSGLLRPVFRFLEIDSSAWSGLEETAGSGTAKHHIGAFLRLLSEDNDNSSEMIEQELALSKSVDGIAENMEKNIISSQSKEKYREYEDEWREKCLPAEAKSKFEEFDKQTESADGNLVVKQPDDGAWNEAIEQPIEEEKMLSHQRKVVILYELLSACLADISVDKKQSRQRKGYDARHRLALRLLSTWIDIKWIKMEAIETMVACSAMALAKSVAEMGDESPTKESNWNKWKRGGIIGAAALTGGTLMAITGGLAAPAIAAGFSALAPTLGTIIPVIGASGFAAAASAAGTVAGSVAVAASFGAAGAGLTGTKMARRIGSIDEFEFKAIGENHNQGRLAVEITVSGFAFDDKDFIRPWEGLTDNLERYALQWESKNIIAVSTAIQDWLTSRLAMELMKRGAMMTVLSSLLVALAWPATLLAATDFIDSKWTIAVDRSDKAGRILADVLLKGLQGNRPVTLVGYSLGARVIFKCLQYLAETEKNAELVERVVLLGAPISIKDQNWEAARKMVAGRFVNVYSTNDWMLGIAFRASLLTQGLAGIQPIDVPGIENVDVTDVIEGHSSYLWATRQILEQLELETYYPVFRSSSHKQ from the exons ATGCAGATGACGTCCTTGTTGGCGCCCACTCAGCGCTATGCCTCCGGTGCATTGTTTGCACTTGCTCTTCATCAGGCTCAGATCCATCAGACGCGTCCTCTAGGTTTTCCCGACGATGACGCTCGTGCGGAGGAGCGAACCAGTAGTTGTAGCGGTAGTAGCAGTGATTCCGTCTCTGAAGACCCTGAGCTTTGGGTCCATGAATCCTCCGGCCTGCTTCGTCCTGTATTCAG GTTTTTAGAGATCGACTCTTCTGCTTGGTCTGGACTTGAGGAAACTGCAGGATCTGGTACAGCTAAGCATCACATTGGAGCA TTCTTGCGGTTACTATCAGAGGACAATGACAACTCTTCTGAGATGATAGAACAGGAACTCGCTCTATCTAAATCTGTTGATGGTATAGCAGAAAACATGGAGAAGAATATTATATCTTCTCAGTCTAAGGAAAAATATCGTGAATATGAAGATGAATGGCGAGAGAAGTGCTTGCCTGCTGAagcaaaatcaaaatttgaagaatttgACAAGCAAACAGAAAGCGCTGATGGTAATTTGGTTGTTAAACAGCCAGATGATGGGGCATGGAATGAGGCTATTGAGCAACCTATCGAAGAGGAAAAAATGCTTAGCCACCAAAGAAAAGTGGTCATTCTCTATGAGCTTCTATCTGCTTGTCTGGCAGACATAAGTGTAGATAAGAAACAAAGCCGCCAAAGAAAGGGTTATGATGCCCGACACCGTTTGGCTTTGAGGTTATTATCAACCTGGATTGATATCAAGTGGATAAAAATG GAAGCAATTGAGACGATGGTTGCTTGCTCAGCTATGGCTCTAGCTAAAAGCGTGGCAGAGATGGGAGATGAAAGCCCTACAAAGGAGAGTAACTGGAACAAGTGGAAACGTGGTGGCATTATTGGTGCAGCTGCATTAACTGGAGGGACCTTGATGGCAATTACGGGAG gATTAGCTGCACCTGCAATTGCTGCTGGTTTTAGTGCTTTAGCTCCAACATTAGGTACCATCATCCCTGTCATTGGTGCAAGTGGATTTGCTGCAGCTGCCAGTGCTGCAGGGACTGTTGCCGGTTCTGTGGCTGTTGCTGCATCTTTTGGTG CTGCCGGAGCAGGGCTTACAGGAACCAAAATGGCTAGGAGAATTGGGAGCATTGATGAGTTTGAATTTAAAGCAATTGGAGAAAATCATAACCAAGGC AGATTAGCAGTTGAGATAACAGTGTCAGGTTTTGCCTTTGATGACAAAGATTTCATAAGGCCATGGGAAGGACTTACTGATAACTTGGAAAG GTATGCACTGCAGTGGGAGTCTAAAAATATAATTGCAGTGAGCACTGCAATTCAGGATTGGCTTACTTCAA GACTTGCAATGGAGTTGATGAAGCGAGGTGCCATGATGACTGTTCTGAGCTCTCTTTTAGTAGCACTGGCTTGGCCAGCTACCTTACTTGCGGCTACTGATTTCATTGACAGCAAATGGACAATTGCTGTCGACAG ATCAGACAAAGCTGGTCGAATACTGGCGGATGTGCTGTTAAAAGGTTTACAAGGGAACAG GCCCGTAACACTTGTGGGGTACTCGCTGGGTGCACGTGTAATATTCAAGTGTCTCCAATATTTGGCAGAGACTGAAAAAAATG CTGAGCTTGTGGAAAGAGTTGTTCTTCTTGGAGCACCGATATCAATTAAAGATCAGAACTGGGAGGCTGCTAGAAAG ATGGTAGCAGGAAGATTTGTGAACGTATACTCAACAAATGATTGGATGCTTGGAATTGCTTTTCGTGCCAG TCTACTTACTCAAGGGTTAGCTGGAATTCAACCTATCGACGTCCCTGGCATTGAGAAT GTTGATGTGACAGATGTGATCGAAGGTCACTCCTCGTATCTATGGGCGACTCGCCAAATCTTGGAGCAGCTTGAACTGGAAACCTATTATCCAGTTTTTAGAAGTAGTTCTCACAAGCAATAG
- the LOC103494361 gene encoding protein FMP32, mitochondrial-like isoform X1, whose protein sequence is MFGMLPQSRMAAGAACKRVGQLVANSGLRRLGVSNVSSFESSIFDHSANNFSASISLISRYRHYECRQISQLVKSNGKRLFLVDTLALVRKLEGQGVPSNQAEAITAAITEVLNDSLENISHSFVSKGEMQKIEMIQDSNLSKFKSEVQSSQGHHFSLLGHETEKLRNDIEKMRSELRYEIDKVTAGQRLDLNLERGRIRDELANQNAETTNLTNKLDREIHGLRAQLEAAKYDVIKYCIGTLVSISAVGLAVLRILM, encoded by the exons atgttcggAATGTTGCCGCAGAGTCGAATGGCCGCTGGTGCGGCTTGTAAACGGGTGGGACAATTGGTGGCCAATTCAGGTTTACGAAGGCTTGGAGTTTCGAATGTGTCTTCATTTGAAAGCTCAATCTTCGACCATTCTGCAAATAATTTTTCGGCATCCATCTCCTTGATTTCTCGGTACAGACACTATGAATGTAGGCAGATCTCTCAGCTTGTGAAATCTAACGGAAAGCGATTGTTTCTAGTCGACACATTAGCCCTA GTTAGAAAATTGGAAGGTCAAGGGGTGCCCTCAAATCAAGCTGAGGCAATTACAGCTGCCATTACTGAAGTGCTCAATGACAGCTTGGAAAATATATCTCACTCGTTTGTTTCAAAGGGGGAGATGCAGAAA ATTGAAATGATCCAGGATTCAAATTTGTCAAAATTCAAATCTGAAGTTCAAAGTTCACAG GGGCACCATTTTTCTTTATTGGGACATGAGACTGAAAAACTCCGAAATGATATTGAGAAGATGCGCAGTGAGCTGAG GTATGAAATTGACAAAGTCACTGCTGGACAGCGATTAGACTTGAATCTTGAAAGAGG GAGGATTCGGGATGAGCTAGCTAATCAGAATGCTGAAACAACCAACCTAACTAACAAACTTGATCGG GAAATTCATGGTCTGAGGGCACAGCTAGAAGCGGCAAAATACGACGTAATAAAATACTGCATCGGAACGCTTGTTTCCATTTCTGCTGTTGGTCTAGCTGTACTTCGCATCTTAATGTAA
- the LOC103494361 gene encoding protein FMP32, mitochondrial-like isoform X2 encodes MAAGAACKRVGQLVANSGLRRLGVSNVSSFESSIFDHSANNFSASISLISRYRHYECRQISQLVKSNGKRLFLVDTLALVRKLEGQGVPSNQAEAITAAITEVLNDSLENISHSFVSKGEMQKIEMIQDSNLSKFKSEVQSSQGHHFSLLGHETEKLRNDIEKMRSELRYEIDKVTAGQRLDLNLERGRIRDELANQNAETTNLTNKLDREIHGLRAQLEAAKYDVIKYCIGTLVSISAVGLAVLRILM; translated from the exons ATGGCCGCTGGTGCGGCTTGTAAACGGGTGGGACAATTGGTGGCCAATTCAGGTTTACGAAGGCTTGGAGTTTCGAATGTGTCTTCATTTGAAAGCTCAATCTTCGACCATTCTGCAAATAATTTTTCGGCATCCATCTCCTTGATTTCTCGGTACAGACACTATGAATGTAGGCAGATCTCTCAGCTTGTGAAATCTAACGGAAAGCGATTGTTTCTAGTCGACACATTAGCCCTA GTTAGAAAATTGGAAGGTCAAGGGGTGCCCTCAAATCAAGCTGAGGCAATTACAGCTGCCATTACTGAAGTGCTCAATGACAGCTTGGAAAATATATCTCACTCGTTTGTTTCAAAGGGGGAGATGCAGAAA ATTGAAATGATCCAGGATTCAAATTTGTCAAAATTCAAATCTGAAGTTCAAAGTTCACAG GGGCACCATTTTTCTTTATTGGGACATGAGACTGAAAAACTCCGAAATGATATTGAGAAGATGCGCAGTGAGCTGAG GTATGAAATTGACAAAGTCACTGCTGGACAGCGATTAGACTTGAATCTTGAAAGAGG GAGGATTCGGGATGAGCTAGCTAATCAGAATGCTGAAACAACCAACCTAACTAACAAACTTGATCGG GAAATTCATGGTCTGAGGGCACAGCTAGAAGCGGCAAAATACGACGTAATAAAATACTGCATCGGAACGCTTGTTTCCATTTCTGCTGTTGGTCTAGCTGTACTTCGCATCTTAATGTAA
- the LOC103494362 gene encoding cytochrome P450 84A1-like, with amino-acid sequence MDFVLQSFPISTFLFFILPLVFLLHASIFRRPRRPPLPPGPKGLPLLGNMLMRHQLTHRGLAALAKRYGGIFHLRIGFVHMVVISDPDAARNVLQVQDLVFSNRPATNAIKYLTYDRADMAFAHYGPFWRQMRKLCVMKLFSRKRAESWTSVRREVDNLITTIANNTQTPFNLGHLVFSMTMNIIYRAAFGTSQPRDQAQFIKILEEFSKLFGAFNVADFFPCIGWIDPQGITSRLVEARRSLDRFIDRIIDQHLVERKERDQEIDKDMVDELLAFYSEDEGGNNETDLEDLHLQTTIKLTRDNIKAIIMDVMFGGTETVASAIEWTMAELMRNPDDLKKLQQQLDATVGLHHRPQESDLHNLTYLRCILKETLRLHPPIPLLLHETAADTELAGYRIPAKSRVFINAWAVGRDEKSWVDPDIFRPARFEMEGAADFKGGDFEFIPFGSGRRSCPGMQLGIYAVEMAVANLVHCFEWKLPEGMKPAELDMNDVFGLTAPRASRLVAVPYQRVV; translated from the exons ATGGATTTCGTTTTGCAGAGTTTTCCGATTTCAACATTTTTGTTCTTCATTCTGCCTCTTGTGTTCCTTCTTCATGCTTCCATTTTCCGGCGACCACGACGACCGCCACTTCCTCCGGGGCCTAAAGGGTTACCCCTCCTCGGCAATATGCTGATGAGACACCAACTCACCCACCGTGGACTCGCCGCCTTGGCCAAACGGTATGGCGGAATCTTCCACCTCCGCATTGGCTTCGTCCACATGGTCGTCATTTCCGACCCTGACGCTGCTCGGAATGTGCTTCAG GTGCAAGATCTAGTGTTTTCAAACCGTCCAGCAACCAACGCTATCAAATACTTAACATACGATCGAGCCGACATGGCATTTGCTCACTATGGCCCTTTTTGGCGACAAATGCGAAAACTATGCGTTATGAAATTATTTAGCCGGAAGCGAGCTGAGTCGTGGACATCTGTTCGACGTGAGGTTGATAATCTAATCACCACAATCGCCAACAACACACAAACCCCTTTCAACCTCGGCCACCTAGTCTTTTCAATGACCATGAACATCATTTATCGCGCAGCCTTTGGGACCTCCCAACCACGAGACCAAGCCCAATTCATCAAAATACTTGAAgaattctcaaaactttttGGAGCTTTCAATGTCGCTGATTTCTTCCCTTGTATTGGTTGGATTGATCCTCAAGGTATCACTAGTAGATTGGTGGAGGCTCGTAGATCGCTCGATCGATTCATTGATAGAATCATTGACCAACATTTGGTAGAAAGGAAGGAAAGGGATCAGGAAATTGACAAGGACATGGTTGATGAGTTACTAGCTTTTTATAGTGAAGATGAGGGAGGAAATAATGAAACTGACTTAGAGGATTTGCATTTGCAAACTACAATCAAACTCACTAGAGACAATATCAAAGCCATCATCATG GATGTAATGTTTGGCGGCACAGAAACCGTGGCCTCCGCCATTGAATGGACCATGGCCGAGCTCATGAGAAACCCCGACGACCTCAAAAAGCTTCAACAACAACTCGACGCCACTGTCGGCCTTCACCACCGTCCACAAGAATCCGACTTACACAATCTAACATACCTCAGATGCATTCTCAAAGAAACTCTCCGCCTCCACCCGCCGATCCCACTCCTCCTCCACGAGACGGCGGCCGACACCGAACTTGCCGGCTATCGAATCCCTGCCAAGTCTCGTGTCTTCATCAACGCATGGGCGGTCGGTCGGGACGAGAAGTCGTGGGTGGACCCCGATATTTTCCGGCCGGCGAGGTTTGAAATGGAAGGTGCCGCTGATTTTAAAGGTGGGGACTTTGAGTTTATTCCGTTCGGGTCAGGGCGGAGGTCTTGCCCTGGAATGCAGCTGGGGATTTATGCAGTGGAGATGGCGGTGGCGAATTTGGTACATTGTTTTGAGTGGAAGTTGCCGGAGGGGATGAAGCCAGCCGAGTTGGATATGAATGACGTTTTTGGACTCACTGCACCTAGAGCGAGTCGACTTGTTGCTGTTCCCTACCAGAGAGTTGTTTGA
- the LOC103494360 gene encoding uncharacterized protein LOC103494360 isoform X2, with amino-acid sequence MQMTSLLAPTQRYASGALFALALHQAQIHQTRPLGFPDDDARAEERTSSCSGSSSDSVSEDPELWVHESSGLLRPVFRFLEIDSSAWSGLEETAGSGTAKHHIGAFLRLLSEDNDNSSEMIEQELALSKSVDGIAENMEKNIISSQSKEKYREYEDEWREKCLPAEAKSKFEEFDKQTESADGNLVVKQPDDGAWNEAIEQPIEEEKMLSHQRKVVILYELLSACLADISVDKKQSRQRKGYDARHRLALRLLSTWIDIKWIKMEAIETMVACSAMALAKSVAEMGDESPTKESNWNKWKRGGIIGAAALTGGTLMAITGGLAAPAIAAGFSALAPTLGTIIPVIGASGFAAAASAAGTVAGSVAVAASFGAAGAGLTGTKMARRIGSIDEFEFKAIGENHNQGRLAVEITVSGFAFDDKDFIRPWEGLTDNLERYALQWESKNIIAVSTAIQDWLTSRLAMELMKRGAMMTVLSSLLVALAWPATLLAATDFIDSKWTIAVDRQSWSNTGGCAVKRFTREQARNTCGVLAGCTCNIQVSPIFGRD; translated from the exons ATGCAGATGACGTCCTTGTTGGCGCCCACTCAGCGCTATGCCTCCGGTGCATTGTTTGCACTTGCTCTTCATCAGGCTCAGATCCATCAGACGCGTCCTCTAGGTTTTCCCGACGATGACGCTCGTGCGGAGGAGCGAACCAGTAGTTGTAGCGGTAGTAGCAGTGATTCCGTCTCTGAAGACCCTGAGCTTTGGGTCCATGAATCCTCCGGCCTGCTTCGTCCTGTATTCAG GTTTTTAGAGATCGACTCTTCTGCTTGGTCTGGACTTGAGGAAACTGCAGGATCTGGTACAGCTAAGCATCACATTGGAGCA TTCTTGCGGTTACTATCAGAGGACAATGACAACTCTTCTGAGATGATAGAACAGGAACTCGCTCTATCTAAATCTGTTGATGGTATAGCAGAAAACATGGAGAAGAATATTATATCTTCTCAGTCTAAGGAAAAATATCGTGAATATGAAGATGAATGGCGAGAGAAGTGCTTGCCTGCTGAagcaaaatcaaaatttgaagaatttgACAAGCAAACAGAAAGCGCTGATGGTAATTTGGTTGTTAAACAGCCAGATGATGGGGCATGGAATGAGGCTATTGAGCAACCTATCGAAGAGGAAAAAATGCTTAGCCACCAAAGAAAAGTGGTCATTCTCTATGAGCTTCTATCTGCTTGTCTGGCAGACATAAGTGTAGATAAGAAACAAAGCCGCCAAAGAAAGGGTTATGATGCCCGACACCGTTTGGCTTTGAGGTTATTATCAACCTGGATTGATATCAAGTGGATAAAAATG GAAGCAATTGAGACGATGGTTGCTTGCTCAGCTATGGCTCTAGCTAAAAGCGTGGCAGAGATGGGAGATGAAAGCCCTACAAAGGAGAGTAACTGGAACAAGTGGAAACGTGGTGGCATTATTGGTGCAGCTGCATTAACTGGAGGGACCTTGATGGCAATTACGGGAG gATTAGCTGCACCTGCAATTGCTGCTGGTTTTAGTGCTTTAGCTCCAACATTAGGTACCATCATCCCTGTCATTGGTGCAAGTGGATTTGCTGCAGCTGCCAGTGCTGCAGGGACTGTTGCCGGTTCTGTGGCTGTTGCTGCATCTTTTGGTG CTGCCGGAGCAGGGCTTACAGGAACCAAAATGGCTAGGAGAATTGGGAGCATTGATGAGTTTGAATTTAAAGCAATTGGAGAAAATCATAACCAAGGC AGATTAGCAGTTGAGATAACAGTGTCAGGTTTTGCCTTTGATGACAAAGATTTCATAAGGCCATGGGAAGGACTTACTGATAACTTGGAAAG GTATGCACTGCAGTGGGAGTCTAAAAATATAATTGCAGTGAGCACTGCAATTCAGGATTGGCTTACTTCAA GACTTGCAATGGAGTTGATGAAGCGAGGTGCCATGATGACTGTTCTGAGCTCTCTTTTAGTAGCACTGGCTTGGCCAGCTACCTTACTTGCGGCTACTGATTTCATTGACAGCAAATGGACAATTGCTGTCGACAG ACAAAGCTGGTCGAATACTGGCGGATGTGCTGTTAAAAGGTTTACAAGGGAACAG GCCCGTAACACTTGTGGGGTACTCGCTGGGTGCACGTGTAATATTCAAGTGTCTCCAATATTTGGCAGAGACTGA